A segment of the Candidatus Jettenia caeni genome:
AATGCTTCAATTTTTGCCTGAGCTTCGGTAAGACCGAGTTCTACTAAATTAAAAGTGCCCTCTCTATCCTCCACAGGCAGCATTTGCATCTGCTGGCGAGGAACGGCATCATAATTTTCTTCACGTAAATCAAATTCATTATCTAAGAGTGTAACCCAGGCTTTTTTCTTAGGTTCCTGAATCTCTTCTCCTCTTATGAATCTATCAATGGCCTTTGCAGCAACATGTCCTTGCGCAATACATTCAATGACAGTACTTGGCCCTAACGTTACATCGCCTCCGGCAAAAATCCCCTTTTTATTGGTCATAAGAGTATCACTAACAGCAAGCGTTCCCCATTTTGTAACATCTAAACCATGATCGTCTCCAAGAAACTTCAGGTCTGATTCCTGACTAATTGCGGTAATGATGCAATCTGTTTCAATGGTAAATTCAGAATTAGGAACTGGCTCTGGTCTTCTTCTTCCGCTATTATCAGGCTTACCTAATCGCATCTTGATGCACTCCAAAGCCTTTACCCTCCCATTTTCAGTTAAAACCCTGACAGGCGCTGCTAAAAAATGGAACTGGATCCCTTCATGATCAGCCTCTTCGACTTCCCATGGTAAGGCTGGCATCTCTTCTCGTGTCCTTCTGTATACAATGTAAACTTCAGGGCCCAGCCGGTGAGCAGTCCTCGCTGCGTCTATAGCAGAATTTCCACCACCAATAACAACTACTTTTTTACCCGGACTTCTCGTATCGCCATCATTCACATTTTTCAAAAACTCCAAACAATCCACGACCCCTTCTGTTCCGTCTTCTCCGGGAATTTCAAGCCTTTTTCCTTTTTGTGCACCGACAGCTATGAATACGGATTTATATCCTTCGTTAAATAAATCAGAAATCGTTTTTCCCGGACTTCCAATCGGCGTATTCGTCCTGATATCAACACCGCGCTCTAAAA
Coding sequences within it:
- a CDS encoding oxidoreductase, encoding MEQATLPKRGIRALVDLDWLKENIRCQHRCPAHMDVPGYIRLIQEGKYRESYELMKETNPFPAVCGYICPHPCESRCKRGDFDRPVAIDALKRFVTDYIYKNKIRVSSLKIKQREEKVAIIGAGPAGLTAANDLAGMGYKVTVFEKESQVGGMMMWAIPSYRLPRDQIMFDVSHILERGVDIRTNTPIGSPGKTISDLFNEGYKSVFIAVGAQKGKRLEIPGEDGTEGVVDCLEFLKNVNDGDTRSPGKKVVVIGGGNSAIDAARTAHRLGPEVYIVYRRTREEMPALPWEVEEADHEGIQFHFLAAPVRVLTENGRVKALECIKMRLGKPDNSGRRRPEPVPNSEFTIETDCIITAISQESDLKFLGDDHGLDVTKWGTLAVSDTLMTNKKGIFAGGDVTLGPSTVIECIAQGHVAAKAIDRFIRGEEIQEPKKKAWVTLLDNEFDLREENYDAVPRQQMQMLPVEDREGTFNLVELGLTEAQAKIEALRCLKCDLNINVETNECVLCGRCSMVCPVGALKQVDAYDENKGYQPFVSKDGMVIKYTDKCIRCGNCKDCPVSVISLKRVLWKPNEEINKML